The Polyangiaceae bacterium genome window below encodes:
- a CDS encoding transposase → MDDARIPLDNNATERGIRGPVVGRRNHFGSKSERGTQVAATFYSLLETAKLHGVNPAEYLLEAVRAADRGEVLLPWQMPR, encoded by the coding sequence GTGGACGACGCGCGCATCCCGCTCGACAACAACGCAACCGAGCGGGGCATTCGCGGGCCGGTTGTCGGGCGCCGGAACCACTTCGGCTCGAAGTCCGAGCGCGGCACGCAGGTAGCGGCGACCTTCTACTCGTTGCTCGAGACCGCCAAGCTCCACGGGGTCAACCCGGCTGAGTATCTGCTCGAGGCGGTCAGAGCCGCCGACCGCGGCGAAGTGCTCCTGCCCTGGCAGATGCCCCGCTGA